The Gopherus evgoodei ecotype Sinaloan lineage unplaced genomic scaffold, rGopEvg1_v1.p scaffold_57_arrow_ctg1, whole genome shotgun sequence genome includes a region encoding these proteins:
- the LOC115643381 gene encoding protein FAM71C-like, giving the protein MHQEFMLPYYTADCDQARGLMNTAMGPLQRQLRAGEYEIFQYAPIFESDFIQISKRGEVVDVHNRVRVVTVGVACTSPALLVPNVLLLARPVVPSEESRGRRGPPAKALELTRLLPLRFVKISVHDGEMLQLRLKLASGRSFYLQLCPQGDAHYELFDMWVQIINLLRPPAEESHGGQALPGDPGAFGEPLLQGISQDTTGSLESLAPEEEALDALSIRSLRTPSPSRDDPGSSHSRTPPSLSPSLPRKLPSVGRGSQRGGSTGERRSQSESPEGSPAPQERSQGSSPSSKRKESSRRADRGGGARQSKSSQSRGRTPGRILSLVKSLSRLSLSRGDARSRPPRRDKKRR; this is encoded by the exons ATGCACCAGGAGTTCATGCTGCCCTATTACACGGCGGATTGTGACCAGGCGCGGGGGCTGATGAACACGGCCATGGGGCCCCTGCAGCGCCAGCTCCGGGCCGGCGAGTACGAGATCTTCCAGTATGCCCCCATCTTCGAGAGCGACTTCATACAG ATCAGCAAGCGCGGGGAGGTGGTGGACGTGCACAATCGTGTCCGAGTGGTCACGGTGGGCGtggcctgcaccagccctgctctcctggtgcccaaCGTGCTGCTGCTGGCCCGGCCCGTGGTCCCCTCTGAGGAGAGCCGGGGCCGCAGGGGCCCCCCTGCCAAGGCACTAGAGCTCACCAG GCTGCTTCCGCTGCGGTTTGTGAAGATCTCGGTGCACGACGGCGAGATGCTGCAGCTGCGGCTGAAGCTGGCCAGCGGCCGCTCATTCTAcctgcagctctgcccccaggGCGATGCCCACTACGAGCTCTTCGACATGTGGGTGCAGATCATCAACCTCCTCCGGCCGCCCGCAGAGGAGAGCCACGGGGGACAGGCCCTGCCCGGAGACCCTGGGGCTTTCGGGGAACCCCTGCTCCAAGGCATCAGCCAGGACACCACCGGG AGCCTGGAGTCGCTGGCCCCTGAGGAAGAAGCCCTGGATGCCTTGAGCATCCGCAGTCTCCGGACCCCCAGCCCCTCTCGGGATGACCCAGGGAGCTCACACAGCCGCAcaccccccagcctcagcccctcaCTGCCGCGCAAGCTGCCCAGCGTGGGGAGAGGGTCGCAGCGGGGCGGGTCCACAGGGGAGCGCAGGAGCCAGTCTGAGTCGCCGGAGGGGTCACCGGCCCCCCAGGAGAGGAGTCAGGGGAGCAGCCCCTCAAGCAAgaggaaagagtccagcag GCGGGCGGATCGAGGGGGGGGAGCCAGACAGAGCAAATCATCGCAGAGCCGGG GCAGGACGCCCGGCCGGATCCTGTCGCTGGTGAAGTCCCTGTCCCGCCTCAGCCTGAGTCGGGGCGACGCGCGGAGCCGCCCCCCCCGCCGGGACAAGAAGAGGCGCTGA